In the genome of Gemmatimonadota bacterium, one region contains:
- a CDS encoding Ig-like domain-containing protein, which yields MCRLRFRAAALLLLAGCARMGNPPGGPPDFRAPVLLATYPESTVVLPDFKGWVDFKFDETVSEGSQPNFGLGNGDLERLVLLSPSKPGEVPRVEWHRSRISVRPRNGWRPNTVYRIELAPGIRDLTTNSRTNEVKLSHVITFATGGELPKRAIEGRAVDWAARRFIPHALVEAMLLPDSLVYRSVADSNGRFRLGPLPDGEMLVSVTADQNRNMVREGKEAWDTVRIAAGASRVGEVWAFLRDTVPPKVTGAASRTDSVNITLTFQQPIDPLLAIPADSIRVLLLPDTTNKLTDSVSLGPISALPRAAHDSAYRALDAAARAMAAAAAAKPDSSKPDTARVPVALANPAAIDGGKAAADTTTKDEPLQNRPPLGSELVIRTRGPTRPGSTYLIEIRGVRSANGQVGTVTARLAVPKPAPPPKAKSAADSAKSRVDSAATKPAPVRP from the coding sequence ATGTGCCGACTGAGGTTTCGCGCTGCCGCCCTGCTTCTCCTCGCCGGCTGCGCGCGGATGGGCAATCCTCCCGGCGGCCCGCCTGACTTCCGGGCGCCGGTACTGCTCGCGACCTATCCGGAATCGACGGTGGTCCTCCCCGACTTCAAGGGCTGGGTCGATTTCAAGTTCGACGAGACCGTGAGCGAGGGCTCCCAGCCCAACTTCGGCCTCGGCAACGGCGACCTCGAACGACTGGTGTTGCTCTCGCCATCGAAGCCTGGCGAAGTGCCACGCGTCGAGTGGCACCGCAGCCGGATCAGCGTGCGCCCGCGCAACGGCTGGCGCCCCAACACCGTCTACCGGATCGAACTGGCACCTGGCATTCGCGACCTCACTACCAACAGCCGCACCAACGAGGTCAAGCTCTCGCACGTGATCACCTTCGCCACCGGCGGTGAGTTGCCGAAGCGCGCGATCGAAGGGCGGGCTGTGGATTGGGCAGCCCGTCGCTTCATCCCGCACGCGTTGGTCGAGGCGATGCTCCTCCCCGATTCGCTGGTGTATCGCTCCGTCGCCGACTCGAATGGCCGCTTCCGACTGGGCCCGCTCCCCGATGGCGAGATGCTGGTCTCGGTGACGGCCGACCAGAATCGCAATATGGTGCGCGAAGGAAAGGAAGCGTGGGACACGGTGCGGATCGCGGCCGGTGCGTCGCGAGTCGGCGAAGTGTGGGCCTTCCTCCGCGATACGGTGCCTCCCAAGGTCACTGGTGCGGCGAGCCGGACCGATTCCGTGAACATCACCCTCACGTTCCAGCAGCCGATCGATCCGCTGCTGGCAATCCCGGCCGACAGCATCCGCGTCCTGCTCCTTCCCGATACCACCAACAAGCTCACCGACTCGGTGTCGCTCGGACCGATCTCGGCGCTGCCCCGTGCGGCTCACGACTCGGCGTACCGTGCGTTGGACGCCGCAGCCCGCGCCATGGCTGCGGCGGCGGCCGCGAAACCGGACAGTAGCAAGCCTGACACCGCCAGGGTGCCGGTCGCCCTCGCGAACCCGGCCGCGATCGACGGCGGAAAGGCCGCCGCCGATACGACGACCAAGGACGAACCACTCCAGAATCGCCCGCCGCTCGGAAGTGAGCTGGTAATTCGCACGCGTGGTCCGACCCGGCCCGGCAGCACCTACCTCATCGAGATCCGCGGCGTGCGCTCGGCCAACGGTCAGGTCGGCACCGTCACGGCGCGACTTGCCGTGCCGAAGCCTGCGCCGCCACCGAAGGCGAAGAGCGCCGCCGATTCCGCGAAGTCTCGTGTCGATTCTGCTGCAACCAAACCGGCGCCGGTGCGCCCGTGA
- a CDS encoding HAD family hydrolase, giving the protein MSTPAVFLDRDGTLIEDPGYLSDPAGVQLLHGAGAALRELRDAGYALVVITNQSGIGRGLYAASDFVAVQREVERQLAAEGVTLDLVLHCPHTADAGCQCRKPGTALYRQAIAALDLDATSSWFIGDRPGDVLPTTVLGGSAILVRTGVGSRHTGEAERIGAHIATDLPAAVTHLRSVVRLQG; this is encoded by the coding sequence GTGAGCACACCGGCAGTCTTTCTCGATCGCGACGGCACCCTGATCGAGGATCCGGGGTATCTCAGTGATCCTGCCGGAGTGCAACTCCTTCACGGAGCTGGAGCAGCGCTCCGCGAACTTCGCGATGCGGGGTACGCGCTGGTGGTCATCACCAACCAGTCGGGGATCGGACGCGGCCTCTACGCCGCAAGCGACTTCGTCGCGGTGCAGCGTGAAGTCGAGCGACAGCTTGCCGCGGAAGGGGTCACCCTCGACCTGGTGCTGCATTGTCCGCACACCGCCGATGCGGGTTGCCAGTGTCGCAAACCGGGTACCGCACTGTATCGTCAGGCCATCGCCGCACTCGACCTCGATGCGACGAGCAGCTGGTTCATCGGCGATCGCCCCGGCGATGTGCTCCCCACCACGGTCCTCGGCGGCAGCGCCATTCTGGTACGCACGGGCGTCGGGAGCCGCCACACCGGCGAAGCGGAACGGATCGGCGCACACATCGCCACGGATCTCCCGGCAGCGGTCACGCACCTTCGATCGGTGGTACGCCTCCAGGGGTAA